The following nucleotide sequence is from Vanrija pseudolonga chromosome 4, complete sequence.
gtcagctcgcgcgcgcgtgcacaTATACGTAGCGACTTACACCTGAAGGACTTGACATACAACGCGGGGATGTCGAGCTCCTTCATGATGGCCTTGAGGCTGACCGTCTTGCCGTTACCCGGCGGGCCCAGGAAGATGAGGCCGCGCTTCCAAGGCACGCCGAGACGCTTGTACGTGTCGCGTGACTTGAGGAAGGAGCGGTAGTCGTGCTGCAGGCCGTGCTTGaactcctcgtcgaggatgacgtCGGACCACGACGCCTTCTGCACCGACAGCCAGAGGTTGCGGTCGGGCTGCCACCACCCTTGGTCAAACACCCAGATGACGTCCTCGAACGTGCGTGCGACCTTTGACACGGCGGCCAGGAGCTGGTTGTTGGCCTGCTTGTCGTCGCTCACAATGTGCCACTGCACGGCCTGGTAGAACCCCTCGGGCCAGGTAGCGACGATGAGCTTGAACTCGGTGTTGCGCCACGCGACGTCGTAtccggcgagcacgacctgctcgaccacgaacccatcgtcgtcgttgacctTGGTGAAGTGCGGCAGCTCCTCCCGGCGTGCAGCGTACGGCCCCTGGTGCCGCTTGCTAGGCTGGAAGAAGAATGTCTTCTTTAGGCTTTGGATGGACTTGTCCTCGCGCACGAGGATCGGCTCCTCGGCAACTTGGGCATAGCGCAGGATGTTGAAGCCTGGGTCGATGGTCGTGGTCACCGTCGAGTTGGCGTacagcgcctcgacggcggtctGGAGCACcgtgtcggtgccggcgcgggACGACGAGACTGGGCGTGAGTTGGGGGTGTGCATGGAGCTAGCTTACAGTGGTCCACGAACGTGTCGTGCACGCTGCGCGGTCCGAACGGGTCCCCGAGGTCAAAGGGGACCTGCTTGAaggccgtggcggcgctcgcggcgatGAACGCTCCTAGTACATGCTGAAGACGCATGGTGTGATGGTGAGGTCGCTCCGTCTGTGAATCCTGGGTCAATGCTGTGCGGGGAGCCATATGGCGTGGTTGTAGTGGCGTCAGTCACCCGCTGCCGAGGTACCGGGGTCATTGGCAATGCGGGCAGACTAACGAGCTCCACTTGTGCCTCTTGTCAAAAGTGATCAGCGCCGAGATGCCACAAGATCGACAGCTTGTCAAGACCGCAGATCGGGCtactgcttgctgctgctcgtctcGCAGAATCCTTATCAATGTATCGTGTGTGTCAATGTCGAGGCGAGATGAGATCTTGAGCTGTGGGGTGATGAATGACTGGCGCTGACGTCATCGgtcaccatcgccgccggcgtcgtctccCTACACCCATCGACGCCGAAGacatcaacgacgacgacgacaagagcAGCGTCAAGAGGACAGGCAAGATCCGAAGCAGTGTCAGGCATACTTGCTCCTGGGCTAGGAGAATGGGGGTGGCTGCTAACAAGGGTCCTGCAGTCGTGTGCCGTCGCAGAGTGTCGTGTGCcctcgcgtcgcgtcgcgtggGAATGTGGGCGACGGAGACGCGTGCTGCGTGTGGTGGTTGTCGCTTGGTGATCAGTGTGGTATGTTGCAGGTGTCAGTGGACAATAGACGGACAGAGTAGCTATCAGTTCAGTCAGCCAGCGGGCGTTGCTCTATGGctcgtggtggcggcggcggcggcggcggcggcgaggacggcggcaggATCGAGCTCAACGCTGAcgcggcgcccgcgcgcccgccggccaTCGAGCGGCACGCCAAATGCATGCTCTCGGCGCTCCGAGCCGCGCCGTCATGCTGTGCAGCAGATCGTGCAGTGATCGACGCGTGtagcgacggcgtcgactttGAGTGCCGACGGGCATgtggcgacgcggcgcggtcgtgctgggtggtggctgctgcggTGATTGAGGGTTGTGGGTTGCGTGCCGTAAGCCGTCATTTGGTTCCCATCAGCTGGTCACCTCGCTTCAGACTTACTTTACTCGAgcatctctctctctcatcCACAACGACAGAAGTCGCTccacagcaacagcaactACTACATCAACTACACAACAAGCACTTTGCCACTGAGAACTTTTGCGACACAAACCAACGCACAGACAATGAGTGAgtgccgccgcagcgcacTGGACCCCCCACGCTGACAGGCCCAGGCCACGCCGACACGACCATCGCCCAGCTCATCTCGCTCGGCCtctccgagtcggacgcacgcgcagccgccgaagcgctgggcgacgacgcacccTCCTACCTCCCCTCGCTGCCCaacgcgtcgccgcccgcgccgacagGCTACACGCCGCTCGCGGACGACCTGCCAGCGTACgagccgaccgacgccgagcgcgcacgccgcgcgcagctcgggcgcgaggagttcctgcagcgcgagcaggctCTGCGCGAGCTGTATGCGCGGTACCAtgccgagcggcgtgcgagcgtcgcgagcgtcaaggtggtcgaggaggagcgcgaggtgcCCTCTGGCATGAGGGGCATGGGGCGCCGCATGAGCGACGCGGTCAAGAACGCCGAGTCGACCTGGACCAAGAAGTCGGCAAAGTACTACATGCCCATGCTGAGCCGCTGGGGCACGCGTTAGAGGAGTGGAGACGAGAGATGTGGCCAGGAGgccacgacgaggtggatgcCGGACATCGCACGATTGTATGAGgagcacacacacaccattCAGCTGTCGGACCATACCCGACACGCCCGTTGTACGaagccagcagcagtcaAGAGAGATATGTACGCCGAGTATGCAGCAGACACGACGAGAGCGCAGAGGCAAGAGTtgggtgcagcagcagcagtgaaCGAGCTAGTTGCATGCATGAGTGTCGATGCTGAGGTCATCAATCAACACGGGCAGGTCTAACCCGGCCATGTGCGACACACTTagccgatgacgacgagcgagttGCATCCCCCATCTCGCCATCTCATCCACTCGTTGCATCCATCCACCTCTCCCACATCACCTCAAACATGTCCGTCCCCACCACACAGCGCGAGTGGCGTATAGAAAAGTTTGGCGGGCCCCAGagcctcaagctcggcgacggcccaGTCCCAGCCATTGGGGACACCGAGGTGCTGGTAAAGCGTACGTCGGACTCCGTCACCGTCTCCCACCAgtccctcctcctccctcccctctgGCCCGCTGACACGCACTCCCAGTCCACGCCCTCTCGCTCAACTCGCGCGACCTGGCCGTCGCGACGGGCAAGTACATCTtcggcgccaaggagggcATCGTGCCCCTctccgacggcgcgggcgaggtcgctgctgtcggcgCCAAAGTGCGCAAGTGGAAGatcggcgaccgcgtcgcgccgcagTTCGTCACCGGCTTCATCTCGGGCGCGATTGGGCCGTCCGACTTCTCCGGctcgctgggcggcgcgaacgacggcctcgcgcggcagtacgccgccgtcgccgaggaggacctcgtGCGGATCCCCGAGGGCTGGAGCtacgaggaggccgcgacCCTCCCCTGTGCGGCTGTGACGGCTTGGAACGCGCTCTTCGGCTTGGACGGACGCAAGGTCGGCCCCGGGCAGTGGGTGCTCACCCAGGGAACGGGCGGCGTGAGCGTCTTCGCTCTGCAGGTGAGTCGTCGTAGCCAGGTGACTGGGGCAGCGCTGACCTCGCTCAGCTCGCCAAGATTGCcggcgcgcgtgtcgtcgcgacgacatCGTCTGA
It contains:
- the yjoB gene encoding putative ATPase YjoB, which gives rise to MRLQHVLGAFIAASAATAFKQVPFDLGDPFGPRSVHDTFVDHFSSSRAGTDTVLQTAVEALYANSTVTTTIDPGFNILRYAQVAEEPILVREDKSIQSLKKTFFFQPSKRHQGPYAARREELPHFTKVNDDDGFVVEQVVLAGYDVAWRNTEFKLIVATWPEGFYQAVQWHIVSDDKQANNQLLAAVSKVARTFEDVIWVFDQGWWQPDRNLWLSVQKASWSDVILDEEFKHGLQHDYRSFLKSRDTYKRLGVPWKRGLIFLGPPGNGKTVSLKAIMKELDIPALYVKSFRSYMGDEGGIKDIFSRAREEAPCLLVFEDLDSLITDENRAFFLNEVDGIDDNDGLLLIGTTNHFDRLDLALSNRPSRFDRKYNFPNPTRDERRQYAVYWQDKVSDVEGIDFPDDLLDEFADKTDKFSFAYMKEAFVSALLQIAADESKHPPEFRPTLLKEVQHLRDELDRGDGDGAKAAEAGGSGRGSGGGGDGMLEGSGFFSRMRQAALNPPAHRMAYSYPWLDSSEIYG
- the SPBC1773.06c_3 gene encoding Zinc-type alcohol dehydrogenase-like protein, with the protein product MSVPTTQREWRIEKFGGPQSLKLGDGPVPAIGDTEVLVKLHALSLNSRDLAVATGKYIFGAKEGIVPLSDGAGEVAAVGAKVRKWKIGDRVAPQFVTGFISGAIGPSDFSGSLGGANDGLARQYAAVAEEDLVRIPEGWSYEEAATLPCAAVTAWNALFGLDGRKVGPGQWVLTQGTGGVSVFALQLAKIAGARVVATTSSEAKAARLRELGADVVINYAENPAWGAAAREATGGRGFDHIVEVGGTGTLAQSYKAIKPEGVISVIGLVARKERGKPDDTPNLLATLMNSSIVRGIQVGSRAQLEQVVAAFEGAKVHPVVDGGKAWRFDQLPEAYEHLKGSKHFGKVVVAVDHLSSRL